The following proteins are encoded in a genomic region of Halomicrobium zhouii:
- a CDS encoding ArdC-like ssDNA-binding domain-containing protein, with amino-acid sequence MSQTDSLSDDVPATADNQFSFDERETRSTEMQESLEQWVEDLASMTDDARASEEFQEWLDVQSRFHDYSHRNTLLIKHQCPEATRVAGYNTWQSEFDRHVQEGESAIWIWAPIITNRCPECENSPSYHEQSDCDYDETPPEEWSEGLVGFRPTSVFDISQTEGEPLPELDTAAYGDADGLVDALVAAGDRLDVEVRIIKAEDWDHGSVRGVCTQRSPMTLRPLVEVRDRDNEADLARTLIHEFAHAILHFEPDEDDAEAKLEVEAEAVAYVVCRHFGLDVDNSTFYLAAWDDDAPETLHDRLGRIASTAEELIETVD; translated from the coding sequence ATGTCTCAAACAGATTCACTCAGCGACGACGTTCCAGCGACGGCCGACAACCAGTTTTCGTTCGACGAGCGTGAGACCCGGTCGACGGAGATGCAGGAGTCCCTCGAGCAGTGGGTCGAGGACCTGGCATCGATGACCGATGATGCACGAGCAAGCGAGGAGTTCCAAGAGTGGTTGGACGTCCAGAGCAGGTTTCACGACTACTCGCATCGCAACACCCTCTTGATCAAGCACCAGTGTCCCGAAGCGACGCGGGTAGCCGGCTACAATACCTGGCAATCCGAATTCGACCGCCACGTCCAGGAGGGGGAGTCGGCCATCTGGATCTGGGCACCGATCATCACGAACCGATGTCCGGAATGTGAGAACAGCCCGAGTTACCACGAGCAAAGCGACTGTGACTACGACGAGACGCCGCCCGAGGAGTGGTCTGAAGGCCTCGTCGGGTTCAGACCCACGAGCGTCTTCGACATTTCGCAGACGGAGGGTGAACCACTCCCTGAGCTCGACACTGCGGCTTACGGCGATGCCGATGGGCTGGTTGACGCACTCGTTGCCGCCGGCGATCGTCTCGACGTCGAGGTCAGGATCATCAAGGCGGAAGACTGGGATCACGGTTCAGTACGGGGTGTCTGTACCCAGCGGAGTCCGATGACACTTAGACCTCTCGTCGAGGTCCGGGACCGTGACAACGAGGCCGACCTGGCCCGGACGTTGATCCACGAGTTTGCCCATGCGATCCTCCATTTCGAACCAGACGAGGACGACGCGGAGGCAAAACTCGAAGTCGAAGCGGAGGCAGTCGCGTACGTCGTCTGTCGGCATTTCGGACTGGACGTGGATAACTCGACGTTCTACCTGGCAGCGTGGGATGACGACGCTCCTGAGACGCTTCACGACCGGCTAGGACGGATCGCGTCCACTGCTGAGGAGTTGATCGAGACGGTGGACTAG
- a CDS encoding permease, whose translation MQAELLPQVFEALRIGVGFLWTAAWAIIMGLVITSLVQVYVSKERMAAVLGDGDVAGLTKATLFGAASSGCSFGAVAIGKGLFKKGAHVVNFLAFMFASTNLIVELGLMILILLGWEFLVAELLGGVILIAVMAVIVHLTLPENLFDRVREELNERDHEHGVSEDPTCGMEGKDEYSIVTDGGETLKFCSEGCMETYRQEVASTGGWRDELLSWGGWYKVGNQYRKEWSMLYKDVIAGFLISGFVIVFVPQWVWNTLFLQGDSLLVSAENAVMGVAIAVLSFVGSMGNVPFAVALWGGGVSFAGVIAFVYADLITIPVLNVYRKYYGWKVMAYILGVFFVTMAFTGFLMEQLFDALGIVPNLAGGQTATEQSYFELNYTFYLNLIAFAVSGFLLYVYRRGLGAPGQYRDPVCGMRTDEDGPTVAHDGESYHFCSNTCKRRFEETPAEFATTGPVANAASGGHDHH comes from the coding sequence ATGCAGGCCGAACTCCTCCCACAGGTGTTCGAGGCGCTTCGCATCGGTGTGGGCTTCCTCTGGACGGCCGCGTGGGCGATCATCATGGGACTGGTGATCACCAGCCTCGTCCAGGTCTACGTCTCCAAAGAACGGATGGCGGCCGTCCTCGGCGACGGTGACGTCGCCGGCCTCACGAAAGCGACGCTGTTCGGGGCGGCCAGCAGCGGCTGTAGTTTCGGCGCCGTCGCCATCGGAAAGGGCCTGTTCAAGAAGGGCGCCCACGTCGTCAACTTTCTCGCCTTCATGTTCGCGTCGACGAACCTTATCGTCGAGCTCGGGTTAATGATCCTTATCCTGCTGGGCTGGGAGTTTCTCGTCGCCGAGCTGCTGGGCGGCGTGATCCTCATCGCGGTGATGGCCGTCATCGTCCACCTGACGCTTCCCGAGAATCTCTTCGACCGCGTTCGCGAGGAACTCAACGAGCGGGACCACGAACACGGCGTCTCCGAGGACCCGACCTGCGGGATGGAGGGCAAGGACGAGTACTCCATCGTCACCGACGGCGGTGAGACGCTCAAATTCTGCTCGGAAGGGTGCATGGAAACCTACCGGCAGGAGGTGGCGAGCACCGGCGGCTGGCGCGACGAACTCCTGTCGTGGGGCGGCTGGTACAAGGTCGGGAACCAGTACCGCAAGGAGTGGTCGATGCTCTACAAAGACGTCATCGCCGGATTCCTGATTTCGGGGTTCGTGATCGTCTTCGTTCCGCAGTGGGTCTGGAACACGCTATTCCTCCAAGGCGATAGCCTCCTCGTTAGCGCAGAAAACGCGGTGATGGGTGTCGCGATTGCCGTTCTGAGTTTCGTCGGGAGCATGGGCAACGTTCCCTTCGCCGTCGCGCTTTGGGGCGGCGGCGTTAGCTTCGCCGGCGTCATCGCGTTCGTCTACGCCGACCTCATCACGATTCCCGTCCTCAACGTCTACCGCAAGTACTACGGCTGGAAAGTGATGGCGTACATCCTCGGCGTCTTCTTCGTCACGATGGCGTTCACAGGATTCCTCATGGAGCAACTGTTCGACGCGCTCGGTATCGTTCCGAACCTCGCCGGCGGCCAGACCGCAACCGAACAGTCGTACTTCGAGCTGAACTATACGTTCTACCTCAACCTGATCGCGTTCGCCGTCTCAGGATTCCTCCTGTACGTCTACCGGCGTGGATTGGGGGCCCCCGGTCAGTACCGTGACCCGGTCTGTGGGATGCGGACGGACGAGGATGGACCGACCGTCGCCCACGACGGTGAGTCGTACCACTTCTGCTCGAACACGTGCAAGCGGCGATTTGAAGAGACGCCCGCGGAGTTTGCAACCACCGGGCCCGTCGCCAACGCGGCGTCTGGTGGACACGATCATCACTGA
- a CDS encoding SHOCT domain-containing protein — protein MATNTTDRQLVWVVLAIVGALVVLPVFAMGFGVMGMGPMMGGTWDHGMWGASDGGSGWMFVVGVGMPLLFLALFAGAGYLGYRALTSASGSADHAMEELRSAYARGDIDDEEFERRRERLETEH, from the coding sequence ATGGCTACCAACACAACCGATCGGCAACTCGTCTGGGTCGTTCTCGCAATCGTCGGAGCACTCGTCGTCCTCCCAGTGTTCGCGATGGGATTTGGCGTGATGGGTATGGGGCCCATGATGGGCGGCACGTGGGATCACGGCATGTGGGGAGCGAGCGACGGGGGCTCGGGCTGGATGTTCGTCGTCGGCGTAGGGATGCCGCTCCTGTTCCTGGCCCTCTTCGCCGGTGCTGGCTATCTCGGCTACAGAGCACTGACGTCCGCTAGTGGTTCGGCCGATCACGCTATGGAGGAGCTCCGGTCCGCGTACGCCCGGGGCGATATCGACGACGAAGAGTTCGAACGGCGTCGCGAACGACTCGAAACCGAACACTAG
- a CDS encoding heavy-metal-associated domain-containing protein: MTRTLIVEGMTCGHCEQTVEEALEGVAGVTDATADRETEQATVEGDADPDVMVAAVEDAGYEASA; the protein is encoded by the coding sequence ATGACCAGAACGTTGATCGTCGAAGGGATGACCTGCGGCCACTGCGAGCAGACCGTCGAAGAAGCTCTCGAAGGTGTCGCTGGCGTGACCGACGCGACGGCCGACCGCGAGACCGAACAGGCGACGGTCGAGGGCGACGCTGACCCGGACGTCATGGTCGCCGCCGTCGAGGACGCGGGATACGAAGCGAGCGCCTGA
- a CDS encoding CopG family ribbon-helix-helix protein: MRTSFNIPDEIVEEFDRVWQDQGIDNRSRAVREAMQEYVEAHSRLDDLAGEVVALVAFDYRHHDVIGELHAVQHQYQDVILNTSHTHQGEWCLESLFCRGPVGRVRELSNRLRDFDGVRRVKIMVIRDGQP; encoded by the coding sequence ATGCGGACGAGTTTCAACATCCCGGACGAGATCGTTGAGGAATTCGACCGGGTCTGGCAGGATCAGGGAATCGACAACCGGTCGCGAGCGGTACGCGAGGCGATGCAGGAGTACGTTGAGGCCCATTCGCGCCTCGACGATCTGGCCGGCGAGGTGGTCGCGCTGGTCGCCTTCGACTACCGACACCACGACGTCATCGGGGAACTCCACGCCGTCCAGCACCAGTATCAGGACGTGATCCTCAACACGAGCCACACCCATCAGGGTGAGTGGTGTCTCGAATCGCTCTTTTGCCGGGGTCCAGTCGGCCGCGTTCGGGAGCTGAGCAATCGACTTCGAGACTTCGACGGCGTCCGGCGGGTGAAGATCATGGTCATCCGCGACGGTCAACCGTGA
- a CDS encoding heavy metal translocating P-type ATPase: MDDHSHHDAENGEEGGDSADSRTEQSVLEAEAEDADEVEAEIEEKHEHHGGHGDGHDGHDGHGGMHEGHEQMFRRRFFVSTLLSIPVVVYSGFVQENLGYTAPPFPGVEWVIPGLAVVVFLYGGVPFLKMAIPELKDRSPGMMTLISMAISVAFVYSLATVTIDFGEPFFWELVTLIDIMLLGHWIEMRSVRRASSALDELAKLMPDTAERIMESGETEDVPVSDLSEGDLVLVRPGASVPADGVVEEGDSDVDEAMITGESKPVSKEPGDEVIGGTVNGDGSLRVRVDAIGEDTTLAGIMRLVEEAQSSKSKTQVLADRAAGWLFYAALAAAAVTAVAWTVATTFDANVVARTVTVLVIACPHALGLAIPLVVAINTSLAARNGMLIRDRIAMEDARNLDSIIFDKTGTLTEGEHGVVGMETVEGVDEDEALALAAAVESDSEHMIARAIREAAEERAVDVPDAEDFEAMKGRGVRAFVDGDEVYVGGPNLLNHLDSKVPSTLQSFAKEAGENAQTVVYLVRGAARSEASERASGDEGPASRKGELVAAFAMADVIREASYAVVDALHELDIEVAMLTGDSEDVANAVADELGIDTVFAEVLPEDKDVKVQELQDQGKLVGMVGDGVNDAPALTRADVGIAIGSGTDVAVQSADVILVQNNPMDVVRLVKLSKASYRKMQENIVWAAGYNVFAIPLAAGVLAPIGILLSPAIGALLMSLSTVIVAINAQLLRRVDLSVPSLPGVSPTTDARPAD; the protein is encoded by the coding sequence ATGGACGACCACTCCCACCACGATGCGGAGAATGGGGAGGAAGGCGGAGATTCAGCCGACTCGCGGACGGAACAGTCGGTGCTCGAAGCGGAGGCCGAAGATGCGGACGAGGTCGAAGCGGAAATCGAGGAGAAACACGAGCACCACGGGGGCCACGGCGACGGTCACGACGGACATGATGGACACGGCGGAATGCACGAGGGACACGAGCAGATGTTCCGGCGGCGTTTTTTCGTTTCGACGCTGCTCTCTATTCCGGTCGTCGTCTACAGCGGGTTCGTCCAGGAGAATCTCGGGTACACTGCACCACCGTTCCCGGGCGTCGAGTGGGTGATCCCCGGCCTCGCCGTCGTCGTCTTCCTCTACGGTGGCGTCCCGTTTCTGAAGATGGCCATCCCGGAGCTGAAAGACCGTTCGCCGGGCATGATGACGCTCATCTCGATGGCCATCTCGGTCGCGTTCGTCTACAGTCTTGCGACCGTCACCATCGACTTCGGTGAACCGTTCTTTTGGGAGCTAGTGACGCTCATCGACATCATGCTGCTCGGCCACTGGATCGAGATGCGGTCGGTCCGTCGTGCTTCGAGCGCACTCGACGAGCTGGCGAAGCTGATGCCCGACACCGCCGAGCGGATAATGGAGTCCGGAGAGACGGAAGACGTGCCGGTGAGCGACCTCTCCGAGGGCGATCTCGTTCTCGTCCGACCGGGAGCCAGTGTCCCGGCCGACGGCGTCGTCGAAGAGGGCGACTCCGACGTCGACGAGGCGATGATCACCGGCGAGTCGAAGCCGGTCTCGAAAGAGCCCGGCGACGAGGTCATCGGCGGGACCGTCAACGGCGACGGGAGCCTCCGTGTCCGGGTCGACGCGATCGGTGAGGACACGACCCTTGCGGGGATCATGCGCCTCGTCGAGGAAGCCCAGAGCAGCAAGTCGAAGACCCAGGTGCTCGCCGACCGGGCGGCCGGCTGGCTGTTCTACGCGGCCCTCGCCGCCGCTGCCGTTACTGCCGTGGCGTGGACGGTCGCGACGACCTTCGATGCCAACGTCGTCGCCCGGACGGTCACCGTTCTCGTCATCGCCTGTCCCCACGCGCTCGGCCTCGCGATCCCACTCGTCGTCGCGATCAATACGTCGCTGGCCGCACGAAACGGGATGCTCATCCGCGACCGGATCGCCATGGAGGACGCCCGCAACCTCGATTCGATCATCTTCGACAAGACCGGGACGCTCACCGAAGGCGAACACGGCGTCGTCGGGATGGAAACTGTCGAGGGCGTCGACGAGGACGAAGCACTGGCGCTGGCCGCAGCCGTCGAGTCCGACTCGGAGCACATGATCGCCCGGGCCATCAGGGAAGCTGCCGAGGAGAGAGCTGTCGACGTGCCAGACGCCGAGGACTTCGAGGCCATGAAAGGACGCGGCGTTCGGGCCTTCGTCGACGGCGACGAAGTCTACGTCGGTGGGCCGAACCTGTTGAACCACCTCGACAGCAAGGTTCCGTCTACGCTCCAGTCCTTCGCTAAGGAAGCGGGTGAGAATGCACAAACGGTCGTCTACCTCGTTCGCGGGGCCGCGCGGAGCGAGGCATCGGAACGAGCGAGCGGGGACGAAGGACCCGCGAGCCGGAAGGGCGAACTGGTAGCCGCCTTCGCGATGGCGGACGTGATCCGTGAAGCGAGCTACGCCGTCGTCGACGCGCTTCACGAACTCGATATCGAGGTCGCAATGCTGACTGGGGACTCCGAGGACGTGGCAAACGCCGTCGCCGACGAACTCGGGATCGACACGGTGTTCGCCGAAGTCCTACCCGAAGACAAGGATGTGAAGGTCCAGGAGCTACAGGATCAGGGCAAACTGGTCGGGATGGTCGGCGACGGCGTCAACGACGCACCGGCGCTTACGAGAGCCGACGTCGGTATCGCCATCGGCAGCGGGACCGACGTCGCTGTCCAGTCCGCAGACGTAATCCTCGTCCAGAACAATCCGATGGACGTCGTCCGGCTCGTGAAGCTGAGCAAAGCGAGCTACCGGAAGATGCAAGAGAACATCGTCTGGGCCGCCGGCTACAACGTCTTCGCCATCCCACTGGCTGCGGGCGTCCTCGCGCCTATCGGCATCCTCCTGTCGCCCGCCATCGGCGCCCTCCTGATGTCGTTGAGCACGGTCATCGTGGCGATCAACGCACAGCTCCTCCGCCGCGTCGACCTCTCCGTACCGAGTCTTCCCGGCGTGTCGCCGACCACGGACGCTCGGCCCGCGGATTAG
- a CDS encoding TRASH domain-containing protein has translation MRAVLVLREDEEHIDSDRLRDYEIRKVANSTLNPQVDEGDLALECAQCGKSVHGDGVSATVEERRYYLCCTSCESLFREEYEALRTAADRG, from the coding sequence ATGAGAGCAGTCCTGGTACTCAGAGAGGATGAGGAGCATATCGACAGCGACCGGCTCAGGGATTACGAAATCCGGAAGGTCGCGAATTCGACGTTGAATCCGCAAGTCGACGAAGGAGACCTCGCGCTCGAATGCGCCCAGTGCGGGAAATCGGTCCACGGGGACGGTGTGTCGGCGACTGTGGAGGAACGGCGGTACTACCTCTGCTGTACCTCGTGTGAGTCGCTCTTCCGCGAGGAGTACGAGGCGTTACGAACCGCCGCCGACCGCGGGTGA
- a CDS encoding transcription initiation factor IIB family protein, which yields MATSNAITQVVSPAQRAASEQDSPDARVEHGPASRSQCPECDGDVVTQDEESFCADCGVIVAAEWVDRSPTLVDLGMVGDASKSIETVNPLRTDKGLHTKFSLGTDGYGNSLSDPQRRKFRRLRKRHRRYQFGAQRKRTKRLNEGLRDVEMIGGNLALPDHVVETAAKYLREASAARLPGGRMAWESLAGGAVLLAARTSGLTRSDIDVAIAANAKATHERVCAAARKIRCGCGVDAPPVRPNATQAVVDALDDALRGGDAVRIWRMARQLLTLGDDVPVGPGTPRLTVAAAAVYAADRLTSGKSLTQQQVADAASTVVPTTKSKIARYNCKLVDAYVARHGTEDPNVVLEREPAAPA from the coding sequence ATGGCAACTTCGAACGCGATTACACAAGTAGTTTCGCCAGCACAGCGTGCAGCCAGCGAACAGGACAGTCCCGACGCCAGAGTCGAACACGGCCCGGCGAGTCGGTCACAGTGCCCCGAGTGCGACGGCGACGTCGTCACCCAGGACGAGGAGTCGTTCTGTGCCGATTGCGGCGTCATCGTCGCGGCGGAGTGGGTCGACCGCAGCCCGACGCTCGTCGACCTGGGCATGGTCGGCGACGCGTCGAAGAGCATCGAGACAGTGAACCCGCTCCGGACGGACAAGGGCCTCCACACCAAGTTCTCGCTCGGGACCGACGGCTACGGCAACTCGCTCTCGGACCCACAGCGTCGGAAGTTCCGCCGCCTGCGAAAGCGCCACCGGCGCTACCAGTTCGGCGCCCAGCGCAAACGGACGAAGCGTCTCAACGAGGGGCTGCGAGACGTCGAGATGATCGGCGGCAACCTGGCCCTGCCCGACCACGTCGTCGAGACGGCGGCCAAGTACCTCCGAGAGGCGTCGGCGGCCCGTCTCCCCGGTGGCCGGATGGCCTGGGAGTCACTCGCCGGCGGCGCCGTCCTCCTCGCAGCGCGGACCAGTGGGCTTACCCGGTCCGACATCGACGTCGCCATCGCCGCCAACGCCAAGGCGACCCACGAGCGGGTGTGTGCCGCCGCACGGAAGATCCGGTGTGGCTGCGGCGTCGACGCCCCGCCCGTCCGTCCGAACGCCACACAGGCCGTCGTCGACGCGCTCGACGATGCCCTCCGTGGTGGGGACGCCGTACGTATCTGGCGGATGGCCAGGCAACTCCTCACCCTCGGTGACGACGTCCCAGTCGGGCCGGGGACGCCGCGCCTCACCGTCGCGGCGGCGGCCGTCTACGCGGCGGACCGGCTGACCTCTGGGAAGTCCCTCACCCAGCAGCAGGTCGCCGACGCCGCCAGCACGGTCGTCCCGACGACGAAGAGCAAGATCGCTCGCTACAACTGCAAACTCGTCGACGCCTACGTGGCTCGCCACGGGACCGAGGACCCCAACGTCGTCCTGGAGCGCGAACCAGCTGCCCCAGCGTAA